The DNA region TGCCGGGGGCCTGCAGGTGCTCGGCGTACACCACGGGGTGCCCGGCGGTGGCGTCCACCCGGGCCGCAAAGCCCAGGGCCGCGAGCTTGGCGCGCAGGAACTCGGCGGCGCGGGCCATGTCGGCGCCGCGCGTGGGGTCGGCGCTGACGGAGGGAATGCGCAGCAGGTCAAACAGTTCGGCCTGGGCCTGCTCACGGTTCAGGAGCGCGCTGAGGTCTGCAGAGGTCATGGGCCGAATGATAGCGGGGTACACTGCGCGCCATGAGCGGCCCCCGAGCGCGCCCCCCCGGCCCCGCGCCGCGCGAGGACGACCTGGGCCTGAGCGGGGCCTACGAGACCGAACCCCGGTTCCTGCGCCGCGACGGACAGTTCACCGCGCGGCGGATCGGCCTGGGCTGGGCGGCCTACGACCCGTACACCGTGCTGCTGGGCATGCGCTGGGGGCCCTTTTTTGCCCTGAGTCTGGCGGCGTACCTGGGGCTGAACCTGCTGTTCGCCTGCGGCTACTGGCTGCTGGGCCCAGGCGCCCTGAGTGAGCAGCCTGTGGGGGCCGCCGAGCGCTTCATGGCCGCCTTTTTTTTCAGCGTGCAGACCTTCGGGACCATTGGCTTCGGGCACGTGTATCCCGTCGCCCTGGCCGCCGACGCCCTGGTGACGCTGGAAGCCTTTGTGGGCCTGATGGCCGTGGCGCTGGTCACGGGGATGCTGTTCGCGCGCTTTTCGCGGCCCACCCACCGCCTGCTGTTCAGCCGCTGGGCGGTGGTCGCGCCGTACCAGGGCGGCCAGGGTCTGATGCTGCGGCTGGTCAACGGGCGCCACAGCAACCTCAGCGACGTGCAGGCCGAGGTGGTGCTGGCGCTGCGCGAGGGCCCAGGCCCCGCGGCCAAGCGGCACTTTTACCCCCTGAAGCTGGAGCGCACCCGCGTGACCCTTTTTCCCCTGGCCTGGACGGTGGTGCATCCCCTGGACCACGAGTCCCCGGTGGCCGGGCTCAGCGAGGCCGACCTGCACGCCCGCGACGCCGAGCTGCTGGTGGTGCTGCGCGCCACCGACGAAACCTCGCAGCAGCCGGTGCTGGCCCGCACCAGCTACCAGGCCCGGGAGATTCTGTTTGACCACGCCTTCGAGAGCATGTATGTGCGCGTGCAGGGCGCGCTGGCGGTGGATGTGCGGCGCCTGCACGACACCCGGCCCGCCGGGGCGCCGCAGCAAAACTGACTCCGGTATACTCAAGGGACGTTATGCCCTCTGACGCCAAACACCGGCCCGTATACGTGATCTCCGTGGCGGCGGAACTGGTGGACATGCACCCCCAGACGCTGCGGCTGTACGAGCGCAAGGGCCTGATCCGTCCCGGGCGCAGCAGCGGCAAAACGCGGCTGTACAGCGAGCGCGACATTGAGCACCTGCGCGAGATCCGCCGCCTGACCCAGGAACTCGGCGTGAACCTGGCCGGCGTGGAAGAGGTCATGCGCCTGCAGCACGAGCTGGACGACCTGCAGGGCGAATTCGAGGCCGAAATTGAGCGCCTGGAGGGGGAACTGCGCCAGCAGGCCGCCCGCCCGGACGCCCTGCCCGCCCCGGACGGCCGCCTGGACCCGCGTGACCGGCCCGTGTACGTGATTTCCATTGCGGCGGAACTGGTGGACATGCATCCCCAGACGCTGCGGCTGTACGAGCGCAAACAGCTGATCCGCCCGGGGCGCAGCAGCGGCAAGACGCGGCTGTACAGCGAGCGCGACATTGAGCACCTGCGCGAGATCCGCCGCCTCACCCAGGAACTGGGCGTGAATCTGGCGGGCGTGGAAGAGATCATGCGCCTGCGCCACCAGCTGGACGCGGCGCGTTCGGGCCTGGAAACGAACGTGCGCCGCATTCAGGACGATATCTCCGAGCGCATGACCAAGTGGCGCACCCTGCCGCAGGGCGAAGCGGCCCCCGAGGACGAGGACGGGGGCGTATGAGGCCCCCCCAGGCGCGCCGGGGGGTAGACTCCGGCATGTGCACAGCGGCCTTCAGCGGGAACAGAAGCGGTCAGGCAGGGGCCCCGGCGTGACGCCGCGCCTAGTTGGGGGCGGCGCGTGAAGGCGCTGTGGGTGGTGGGCGATATCCACGGCGCCTACGACAAGGTGCGCGCCCTGCTGCTGCGCGCGGGCCTGATTGACTTTGGCGGGCAGTGGACGGGCGGCGACGCCCACCTCGTGTTTCTGGGCGACTACGTGGACCGGGGCCCCAACGGCGTGGGCGTCATCCGCTTGATCCGGGGCCTGGAAGGGCAGGCGCGCTCGGCGGGCGGGCAGGTGAGCGCGCTGCTGGGCAACCACGAGGTGATGTTCCTGGCCGCGCTGGTGTTCAAGCAGGGCGACCCCCACGACCGCCTGGGCTTCCGCGAATACTGGCTGGAAAACGGCGGCCAGCCCCGCGACGCCGACCAGATCGAGCCCGCCGAGCTGGGCTGGCTGGCCGAGCGCCCCGCCATGCTGCGGGTGGGCGACTGGCTGCTGGTGCACGCCGACTCCATGGTGTACCTGAAGATGGGCGGCACCATTGACGACGTGAACGCCAGCGTGCGTGCGGTGCTGGCCCACGCCAACCCCGACGACTGGGGGGTGTTCCTGAACGCCTTTACCGAGCGCTTTGCCTTTGTGCTGGGCGGCGGCGACACCAAGGCCCGGCGGATGCTGGGCACCTTTGGCGGCCAGCGCATCGTGCACGGGCACACGCCGGTCTATGTGCTGCTCGACGAGCACCTGCACGGCCCCACCCTGGGCGCCGGGGCCCCCATTCCCTACGCCGGGCGCCTGTGCCTGGCGGTGGACAGCGGCATGGCCTACCGCGAGGACGCCGGGTTTATCGTGCGTCTGGACCCGGACGGGCTGGCCGACGTGGTCACGTTTCCCAGCGGCACCCCGGTGTACTGAGCGCACAGCGGAGGGCCGTAGAGGCCAGTGCCTCGCCCTGGCGCTGAGGCGAGACTTAGAGACTGGCTCCGCCCGCGCCGCTGTTGCTCACCCATAGAACACTGGACCGCTCCGCGCGGAGGTCTGGAACCCCGGGGGCGACTCCGGGGTTCTTTGCTTGACGCCCTTGAACAACCCGGCCGGCGCAGGCCCCGCCCGCCCTTTCCCCCCTCCCCTGCACGACCCTGGGCGTGACCGGCACGCGGGCGCTGTGCCAGGATGGCGGGCGTGAGTGTGCCCCCAGCCCCGCCCCCACCCGACGCGCCCCTGCACGAAGGGGGGCCCCCGGCCCTGCGCCTGCGCGGCGTGACCAAGCGTTTTCCCGGCGTGGTGGCCAACGACCGCGTGGACCTGACCGTGGCGCGCGGCGAGGTGCTGGCACTACTGGGCGAGAACGGCGCGGGCAAAAGCACCCTGATTTCCATGCTGTACGGCCTGTATCAGCCCGACGAGGGCACGCTGGAGGTGCAGGGCCAGCCCGTGCGCATCGGCAGCCCAGCGCAGGCGCGGCGGCTGGGCATTGGGCTGGTGCCGCAGCACCCCCTGTTGGTGGCACGGCACACCGTGGCCGAGAATCTGGCGCTGGGAACGGGTCGCGGGCTGTTTCCGGCGCGGCAGGTGGCGGCGCGCCTGGGGGAACTTTCGGCGCGCTACGGGCTGGAGGTGCGCACAGAGGCCCGGGTGGCCGACCTCTCGCCCGGCGAAAAGCAGCGGGTGGAGATTCTGCGCGCCCTGCTGGGCGGCGCCCGCGTGCTCATTCTGGACGAGCCCACCAGTGTGCTGACCCCGCAGGAAGCCGAGGGGCTGTTCCGGGTGATGCGCGAACTGCGTTCAGGCGGGCACAGCCTGATTTTCATTTCCCACAAGCTCGACGAGGTGCTGGACGTGGCCGACCGCGTGACCGTGCTGCGTAGGGGGCAGGTGGTGGGCGGCCTGAGCACGGCGGGCGCCACCCGCGAGGCACTGGCCGAACTGATGGTGGGCCGCAGCGTGGATTTTGCGCGCAAGCGGACCACCGGGGCGCCCCCAGAGACGGCCCCCACCCTGCTCAGCGTGCAGGGGCTGCGCGCGGCCGGGGCCCGGGGCCTGGAGGTGCTGCGCGGCGTGTCCTTTGAGCTGCGCGCGGGCGAGGTGCTGGGCGTGGCGGGCATTGCGGGCAACGGCCAGAGCGAACTGGTGGAGGTGCTCGCCGGCCTGCGGGACGCCGCAGGCCACGTGACCCTGGACGGCCAGCCGTTGACCGGAGACGCGGCCCAGCGCTTCCAGGCGGGTGTGGCCCACATTCCCGAAGACCGCCTGCACAGCGGCACCGTGCCCACCATGACCGTCAGCGAGAATCTGGCCCTGCGCGACTATGACCGCCCGCCCCTGGGCCGGGGTCTGGCGCGCGACCTCAGAGCCACCGACGAGCGCGCCCGCCGCGAGGTCGAGGCCTACGCGGTGGCCACCCCGGGCCTGCACACCCCCGTGCGGCTGCTGAGCGGCGGCAACATTCAGAAACTGATTCTGGCGCGCGAACTGGCGGGCCAGCCCCGCCTGATCCTGGCCGTGCACCCCACCTACGGCCTGGATATCGGGGCCACCGATCAGGTGCATCGGGCGCTGCTGTCGCGTACCGAGCAGGGCGCGGGCGTGCTGCTGGTCAGCGAGGACCTGGATGAACTCCTGAGTCTCTCGGACCGCGTGGGGGTGATGGTGGGCGGCCAGCTGCGCGGCCCCTACCCCGCCGCCGAGGTCAGCCGCGAGTCGCTGGGCCTCCTGATGGGCGGCGCGCATCCGCACAGCCTCCCTGGAGCCCAGCAATCTGGCAACGAGCAGGGGGTGGGCGCATGAGGTTCGTGCCGCTGACCACCCCCTCGCCGGCCCGCGCCGCGCTGGTCACCCTGGCCTCGGTGGCCGCCGCGCTGCTGCTGTGCGCGCTGGTTTTTGGGCTGGCCGGGCAGGCGCCGGGCACGGTGTACGGCACCATGCTGCGCGGCACCCTGGGCGACCCCACGGGCTTGGCCGAGGTCGCGCGGCGCACCATTCCGCTGCTGCTGATCGGCTCGGGGCTGGCGCTGGCCTTCCGGGCGCAGTTTTTTAACATTGGCGCTGAGGGGCAATTGCTCCTGGGGGCCGTGTTCGCGGCGGGCACCGCGCTGTTTGTGCCGCTGCCCGGCCCGCTGCTGTTGCCCGCCATGTTCGCGGCGGGCTTTCTGGGCGGCGGCCTCTGGGCCCTGATCGCGGCGGCGCTGCGCCGGGTGAATGTCAATGAGATTCTGTCCACCCTGATGCTGAACTACGTGGCCGCCGCGCTGGTCACCTACCTGATTGCCGGGCCCTGGAAGGGCAAGGACGTGCGCGGGTACATCTACACCGATACCTTTGCCCCGCAGGCGTGGCTGCCCACCCTGAGCGGCACCCAGGTGCACTGGCCCACGCTGGTGCTGGGCGTGGCGCTGGCGCTGGGGCTGCAGTGGCTGCTCACGCGCTCCACCTTCGGCTACGCCCTGCGTGTGGTGGGCGAGAACCCCGGCGCGGCGCGCTACGCCGGCCTCAAGGCGGCGCGTGTCGCCACGCTGGTGGCCCTGCTGACGGGCGGCCTCGCCGGGCTGGCCGGTGCGGGCGAGGTGGCCGGGATTCACCACCGCCTGCTGGAAGCCGGGCAGATCAGCCTGGGCTACGGCTTTACGGCCGTGA from Deinococcus multiflagellatus includes:
- a CDS encoding metallophosphoesterase; amino-acid sequence: MKALWVVGDIHGAYDKVRALLLRAGLIDFGGQWTGGDAHLVFLGDYVDRGPNGVGVIRLIRGLEGQARSAGGQVSALLGNHEVMFLAALVFKQGDPHDRLGFREYWLENGGQPRDADQIEPAELGWLAERPAMLRVGDWLLVHADSMVYLKMGGTIDDVNASVRAVLAHANPDDWGVFLNAFTERFAFVLGGGDTKARRMLGTFGGQRIVHGHTPVYVLLDEHLHGPTLGAGAPIPYAGRLCLAVDSGMAYREDAGFIVRLDPDGLADVVTFPSGTPVY
- a CDS encoding ABC transporter permease, producing MRFVPLTTPSPARAALVTLASVAAALLLCALVFGLAGQAPGTVYGTMLRGTLGDPTGLAEVARRTIPLLLIGSGLALAFRAQFFNIGAEGQLLLGAVFAAGTALFVPLPGPLLLPAMFAAGFLGGGLWALIAAALRRVNVNEILSTLMLNYVAAALVTYLIAGPWKGKDVRGYIYTDTFAPQAWLPTLSGTQVHWPTLVLGVALALGLQWLLTRSTFGYALRVVGENPGAARYAGLKAARVATLVALLTGGLAGLAGAGEVAGIHHRLLEAGQISLGYGFTAVIVAWLARGHPALCLLTAPLMGVLLAGGDLLKIDLNLPFRVVDIFSGVMLLCLISGEVFVRHRVVWGRG
- a CDS encoding ABC transporter ATP-binding protein; its protein translation is MSVPPAPPPPDAPLHEGGPPALRLRGVTKRFPGVVANDRVDLTVARGEVLALLGENGAGKSTLISMLYGLYQPDEGTLEVQGQPVRIGSPAQARRLGIGLVPQHPLLVARHTVAENLALGTGRGLFPARQVAARLGELSARYGLEVRTEARVADLSPGEKQRVEILRALLGGARVLILDEPTSVLTPQEAEGLFRVMRELRSGGHSLIFISHKLDEVLDVADRVTVLRRGQVVGGLSTAGATREALAELMVGRSVDFARKRTTGAPPETAPTLLSVQGLRAAGARGLEVLRGVSFELRAGEVLGVAGIAGNGQSELVEVLAGLRDAAGHVTLDGQPLTGDAAQRFQAGVAHIPEDRLHSGTVPTMTVSENLALRDYDRPPLGRGLARDLRATDERARREVEAYAVATPGLHTPVRLLSGGNIQKLILARELAGQPRLILAVHPTYGLDIGATDQVHRALLSRTEQGAGVLLVSEDLDELLSLSDRVGVMVGGQLRGPYPAAEVSRESLGLLMGGAHPHSLPGAQQSGNEQGVGA
- the hspR gene encoding heat shock protein transcriptional repressor HspR, fused homodimer type, which codes for MPSDAKHRPVYVISVAAELVDMHPQTLRLYERKGLIRPGRSSGKTRLYSERDIEHLREIRRLTQELGVNLAGVEEVMRLQHELDDLQGEFEAEIERLEGELRQQAARPDALPAPDGRLDPRDRPVYVISIAAELVDMHPQTLRLYERKQLIRPGRSSGKTRLYSERDIEHLREIRRLTQELGVNLAGVEEIMRLRHQLDAARSGLETNVRRIQDDISERMTKWRTLPQGEAAPEDEDGGV
- a CDS encoding ion channel, which gives rise to MSGPRARPPGPAPREDDLGLSGAYETEPRFLRRDGQFTARRIGLGWAAYDPYTVLLGMRWGPFFALSLAAYLGLNLLFACGYWLLGPGALSEQPVGAAERFMAAFFFSVQTFGTIGFGHVYPVALAADALVTLEAFVGLMAVALVTGMLFARFSRPTHRLLFSRWAVVAPYQGGQGLMLRLVNGRHSNLSDVQAEVVLALREGPGPAAKRHFYPLKLERTRVTLFPLAWTVVHPLDHESPVAGLSEADLHARDAELLVVLRATDETSQQPVLARTSYQAREILFDHAFESMYVRVQGALAVDVRRLHDTRPAGAPQQN